The following are encoded together in the Deinococcus humi genome:
- a CDS encoding acyl-CoA dehydrogenase family protein, translating to MTSLPDSELTHAQTEVVDRAAAAIRQYAAECEAAQDVTPGAARALSSSGYTALVVPEDRGGLGANLSQFARAQLTLGTADASLALILAMHGHVTGAAFQGRTLPEPLLHAVAEAGKGGELLNALASEPELGSPSRGGLPQTRAVPEGTGFEGGGWRITGRKTWSTGVRSLRWALVTAATLDGQVGRYWVDLHGPGVRIEPTWQGALGLRGSGSHDVVFTDVPSSLHAPPAPGQPASSAWFWAAIAATYLGVGFAALDAIAAYARVRVPTALGAPIATLPRIQENVGRIATSLQAARALLLDAAAQWDADPSSASVPAIGAAKAHATGAAVFATDLASRTAGGAALSAALPLEKLLRDARAGLTHPPTDDTAYTALGRQLLEG from the coding sequence GTGACCTCTTTGCCAGACTCCGAACTGACCCACGCGCAGACAGAGGTGGTAGACCGCGCCGCCGCTGCTATCCGCCAATACGCCGCCGAATGCGAGGCGGCCCAGGACGTGACGCCCGGAGCCGCGAGAGCGCTGTCCAGCAGTGGCTACACCGCGCTGGTTGTTCCTGAAGACCGGGGTGGACTGGGAGCCAATCTTTCGCAGTTCGCGCGGGCGCAATTAACACTGGGCACGGCGGACGCCAGCCTGGCCCTGATTCTGGCGATGCATGGGCATGTGACGGGCGCCGCTTTCCAGGGCCGGACCCTGCCGGAACCGCTGCTGCACGCCGTGGCCGAGGCCGGGAAGGGCGGCGAGTTGCTCAATGCGCTGGCGAGTGAACCCGAACTGGGCAGCCCCTCGCGCGGCGGCCTGCCGCAGACCCGCGCCGTACCGGAAGGAACAGGCTTCGAGGGCGGCGGTTGGCGGATCACCGGGCGCAAAACGTGGTCCACTGGGGTCCGTTCCCTGCGCTGGGCGCTGGTGACCGCCGCCACGCTGGACGGGCAGGTGGGCCGTTACTGGGTGGACCTGCACGGTCCTGGCGTCCGGATCGAGCCAACGTGGCAGGGGGCACTGGGCCTGCGCGGCAGCGGCAGCCATGACGTGGTCTTTACGGACGTACCCTCCAGCCTGCACGCGCCGCCCGCCCCCGGCCAGCCGGCCAGCAGCGCGTGGTTCTGGGCCGCGATTGCCGCCACCTACCTGGGTGTGGGCTTTGCCGCGCTGGACGCGATTGCGGCTTACGCTCGCGTGCGCGTCCCCACGGCCCTGGGCGCTCCCATTGCCACCCTGCCGCGCATTCAGGAGAATGTGGGGCGCATTGCCACCTCCTTGCAGGCCGCACGGGCGCTGCTGCTGGACGCCGCTGCACAGTGGGATGCGGACCCCAGCTCTGCCTCGGTTCCTGCCATTGGTGCGGCCAAGGCCCATGCAACGGGCGCGGCGGTTTTCGCCACCGATCTGGCTTCGCGCACCGCAGGAGGGGCCGCGCTAAGTGCCGCGCTGCCATTGGAAAAACTGCTGCGAGATGCCCGCGCCGGGCTGACCCATCCGCCCACCGACGACACGGCCTACACGGCGCTGGGACGGCAACTGCTGGAAGGCTAA